Proteins from a single region of Argiope bruennichi chromosome 6, qqArgBrue1.1, whole genome shotgun sequence:
- the LOC129971850 gene encoding adult-specific rigid cuticular protein 15.7-like — MIAKVAILFAVLAAVNVSALLGHGALVNTGVSTRSQTQDAYGNYAFGYDIKDGLGATNSRSEVGDAHGNKKGTYTLADIDGRVRRVDYVADGHGFRAVVKTNEPGTAASAPAAALVASPYAGPVAPVVNHVAPVAPAVVGHAVSYAAPALGAPVAYGGVLGHGAALGVAAPLSLGYGSALGYGLGLGKALIH, encoded by the exons ATGATCGCTAAG GTTGCTATCCTTTTTGCTGTACTCGCAGCAGTAAACGTTAGTGCTCTCTTGGGACATGGCGCCCTGGTCAACACTGGAGTCAGTACCAGATCTCAAACTCAAGAT GCATATGGAAACTATGCTTTCGGTTATGACATCAAGGATGGTCTTGGTGCTACCAACTCACGATCTGAAGTAGGTGATGCCCACGGAAACAAGAAAGGAACCTACACCCTCGCTGACATCGACGGACGAGTCCGACGAGTCGACTACGTTGCTGACGGACACGGATTCCGAGCCGTTGTCAAGACCAACGAACCAGGAACCGCCGCCAGTGCCCCAGCAGCTGCCCTCGTGGCCAGCCCCTACGCCGGACCCGTCGCTCCTGTCGTCAACCACGTAGCCCCAGTAGCACCCGCTGTTGTTGGTCACGCTGTATCCTACGCAGCCCCAGCTCTTGGAGCCCCTGTTGCTTATGGCGGTGTTCTTGGACATGGAGCTGCTTTAGGTGTTGCTGCACCTCTTAGTTTGGGATATGGATCTGCTCTTGGATATGGTTTGGGACTTGGAAAGGCTCTCATTCATTAA